CTAGTTACGATCTAAGCAGTTTCTCTCAGCAGAATTATGGGACAGCAGCTATGGAAGGCAGAATAGTCATGGTCACCAAAGCAGTTATGTGTAGCAGTCTCTCTGTTACCCTGCTCAGACTGGCTCCTACAGCCAACTTAACATAACCTACAAAGCAGCATTCTGAGGAGCCCACTCTACACCCTAGAAGTACGAGTATTTATGGGCAGGGGTCCTGAGGATTTCCTGGACCAGGAGAGAGCTGGAACATGGGTAGCCAGGAAAGAGTGGAGATTTAATCCTGGAGGCATGAGCAGAGGTGGGTAAGAAGGTGAATAGGATGGAATGGGCATTGGAGAGCTAAGTGGCTTCAATAAGCCTGGTGGACCTGTGGGTAAAGGGGCAGATCTTGGTGTATTATAGACCTCCCTATAAATCTCGAAGACTTGGCCAACAGTGCAATTTATGTCAAAGGATTAAATGACAGTGTGACTCTGGATCTAGCAGATTTCCTTAAGCATTGTGAGGTTGTTAGAATGAGCAGGAGAGCTTGGCAACCCATGATCCTCATCTACCTGgataaggaaacaggaaaaccTGAAAATGATACCATAGTGTCCTAGCAGGATCTGCCAACTGCCAGGTCACTATGGAGTGACTTGATGGGAGATTTACAAGCAAGCAAACTTAAAGTCTCTCTTGCCTGAAAGAAGCCTCCAATGAACAACATGTAGATTCGTGTGCCACCCTAAGAGGGCAGAAGGATGCCACCACCAATCTGCAGAGGCCCTGATGACTCAGGGGATCCTGGAGGATCCATAGGTTACATAGAAGGTCATGGAGGAAATAGGGGAAACTTGCCCCCAAAAGGGCTCCGAGTTCCAGGGAGATCTCCCTCTGGAGGAGGGAATGTCCAGCACCAAGCTGGAGAATGGCCAAGTCCAACCTGAAGTGTAGAAACCAGAATTTTGCCTGGAGAACAGATCGTAACCAGAGTGAGCCTGAGCACTTCCTCCCCAACCCTGCCCACCTCCGAATGATGGCCGTGGCAGCGACTGCAGTGCGGCATAAAAGGAGGAAGATGTGGTTCTAAAAAACTCTGGTGGTCTTCAAGGAGCATCCAGAGGATGCTTCAGATGTGACCATGGCCAGTACAGAGGTGATTTGTGTGGAGGAAAATAAGGTGGCACAAAAGGGTTTCCTGGACCTTTGATGAAACAAAATTATTGTTTAAGGCAGAAAATGTCCTAAATGTATAGTTCCATATTTATAATGTTGGCCATGACATTGTTCTGAAGAAACGTTAAAACAAGCTAAAGggttaattaaaaaagaacagcTTCCTAAGGACAAGACTTCTAAGTAGAGATCTCAGAAATGAAACTAAATCATATCCCAAATCTAGTGCTCATCTTCTCCCAAGGGGAATCCATACACAGGAGCCTCCAATTACTATTGGAGGACCAAGTGCCTGCCAACAGCCTTGGATGGCAGACAAGGAAATTCTGGCAGGAAGCCAGGCTGCTAGGATCCTGGGTCACTACCCCATCTCTGCCTgacctatctctctctcctccctccccagacaCTTCCTGGTCACTCACCCTTGGTCACCACCAGGCGGACAGGATGAAAGAGTGGAATAGGTTCCTTAGAAGGGTAGTAAATGACACAGCGATACAATCCAGAGTCTGTCACTCGAAGGTCAGTCATTTGGACATGCAACATGGCCTCAGCAGGGTCGTCCTTCAGTGTGTACTTCCCCTCGCGGACTTCACTGGGATTTCCAGACGACCCCTCTGTGATCACCAGTGTCAAGGGCTCCTTCCCATCCGGCAGCCTCTGCCAAGCCTTCTGGCTCCTGGCATATTTCATGATGTTGAAGGGGCAGCTCACTGTCAAGGTCTGTCCCTCAAGTAGCTCATACCTTTCTTCGGCTGGCTCAACGGCAGCTCCGACTTCTAAAAACAGGAAAAGGGAAACAGGCTGTGTTGAGAACGGTCTCCGTCAAAACTCTCCACTGGGCAGGAGCAGTTTGGTGTTTTATTGTAAGAACCAATGATATGTGGTCCATGGAAATCAAACTTAGTAAATGATCCTTTTGTGAGTACATGttagtgcatgtatgtatgtgtgtatgccatggcacCCAGGGGCCAACCTCAGGTATCATACGTGCCTCAGAATACTGTCCatttagttatttctttttttttcaaggtctctcactttttACACCGAACTGGAATATTCATCTGGGCTGTCTGGTTGTTGAGTGCCAGGGATCTAGCTGgcactgcctccctagtgctggggtcacTAGTTCAAGTCCCCACATCTGACTGTTTCACctggcttctggggatcaaactcgggtcctcatgtgTGTGGCAAGCACTACGCCAATTGTATCGTTTATTTCTCTAGCCCTAAGTGATTCTTTAAAAAGAGATGAATTGTCTGCCTGGAGACATGAGTGGCTAGAGCATGATGGGAGAGGAAGGCTGTAGAAAGGTACTGCCCGGGGTAAAGAGTGGATAGAAAGACATGATCCAAGCACAGGATGATGTTCAGGAAGTTTGAGGGGCTCCATCTAAGTCAGGACAAAGAGATCAGTTCAGAAGACACTAGGAAGCATCaaggaaaagtaataaaaataaagcatcatGGGCATGATGGGTAGGCAGGCGCTCTGCCTATCCGGCAACACTCTCTCCCTTCTGTGAGTAACAAGCACCTCTCTCTAGGATTATGCTGATGGGGTTGCCCTATTTGCAAGGACATACCCATGAGGAGGCTTAACGGTCGAAACAACCCTAAGACCCTGGCTGCACAGATTGGCTTAGGAACGGGCATGAGAGCGTGAGCACCATCCTGTGCTTGGATAATGACTTTATATCCACTCAGGCCTGGATAGTATTCTCCAACAAAGGCCTGAACAGAATGCCGGGTCAGTGAGTTAGACTTTCACTTCCCAAAACTACTACTGCTGTTCTTACCacaactg
This DNA window, taken from Peromyscus maniculatus bairdii isolate BWxNUB_F1_BW_parent chromosome 21, HU_Pman_BW_mat_3.1, whole genome shotgun sequence, encodes the following:
- the LOC102922981 gene encoding triggering receptor expressed on myeloid cells 1 isoform X1; translation: MRKVELWGLLWVFLVSEVGAAVEPAEERYELLEGQTLTVSCPFNIMKYARSQKAWQRLPDGKEPLTLVITEGSSGNPSEVREGKYTLKDDPAEAMLHVQMTDLRVTDSGLYRCVIYYPSKEPIPLFHPVRLVVTKDSSGLPTLSITPTTSLTKAPILITTKHLPRDRTVTQAFPKSTAGVSSPDPGVTFPNVTTVTSRVSISSIVVPVVCGLFIKTLVFTVLFAVTRRSFG
- the LOC102922981 gene encoding triggering receptor expressed on myeloid cells 1 isoform X2, which codes for MRKVELWGLLWVFLVSEVGAAVEPAEERYELLEGQTLTVSCPFNIMKYARSQKAWQRLPDGKEPLTLVITEGSSGNPSEVREGKYTLKDDPAEAMLHVQMTDLRVTDSGLYRCVIYYPSKEPIPLFHPVRLVVTKDSSGLPTLSITPTTSLTKAPILITTKHLPRDRTVTQAFPKSTAGVSSPDPGVTFPNVTTVTRVSISSIVVPVVCGLFIKTLVFTVLFAVTRRSFG